A genome region from Methylorubrum populi includes the following:
- a CDS encoding IS110 family transposase: protein MVASPAHTAPASPCFLGADVSKDWVDLADTRGRTARIDNTVAALTAALSKPHWRACANLVCEATGGYEWPLIEAATALGLPIRRIHPGRARAFARAQARLAKTDRIDAAVLAALAAFTVDEVAPPLPSPAQRALAELMTRLGQLKDQRQAEQCRAERTESTIVRASITASLALLDGQIAAIGAALDEAIAADAELARTAALLRTCKGVGPVACRALLAWLPELGRLNRRTVAALVGVAPITCHSGSSIRSASITGGRKALRDVMFMAALTASRHNPVFRRLYERLRQAGKPHKLALIAVVRKLVTTLNAMVRAGKTFQTA from the coding sequence ATGGTAGCCTCGCCAGCCCACACCGCGCCAGCCTCCCCTTGCTTTCTCGGCGCCGATGTCTCGAAGGATTGGGTCGATCTGGCCGACACGCGCGGACGCACCGCCCGCATCGACAACACGGTCGCGGCCCTGACGGCCGCCTTGTCCAAGCCGCACTGGCGCGCCTGCGCCAACCTCGTGTGCGAAGCCACCGGCGGCTACGAGTGGCCGCTGATCGAAGCCGCCACGGCGCTGGGGCTGCCGATCCGCCGGATCCATCCCGGCCGCGCCCGGGCATTCGCCCGCGCCCAGGCGCGGCTGGCCAAGACCGATCGGATCGACGCCGCCGTCCTGGCCGCCTTGGCGGCCTTTACCGTGGACGAAGTCGCCCCGCCGCTGCCGAGCCCGGCTCAGCGCGCGCTCGCCGAACTGATGACCCGGCTCGGCCAGCTCAAGGATCAGCGACAGGCCGAGCAGTGCCGGGCCGAACGCACCGAGAGCACGATCGTGCGCGCCTCGATCACCGCCAGCCTCGCCCTGCTCGACGGCCAGATCGCCGCGATCGGCGCGGCCTTGGACGAAGCCATCGCCGCCGATGCCGAACTGGCTCGCACCGCCGCCCTGTTGCGCACGTGCAAGGGCGTCGGACCCGTGGCCTGTCGTGCCCTGCTGGCGTGGCTGCCGGAACTCGGCCGCCTGAACCGGCGCACGGTCGCGGCTCTGGTCGGCGTGGCGCCCATCACCTGCCACAGCGGCTCCTCGATCCGCTCGGCCAGCATCACCGGCGGACGCAAAGCCTTGCGCGACGTGATGTTCATGGCCGCCCTGACCGCCAGCCGCCACAACCCCGTCTTCCGCCGCCTCTACGAGCGCCTGCGCCAAGCCGGCAAGCCCCACAAACTCGCCCTCATCGCCGTCGTGCGAAAGCTCGTCACCACCCTCAACGCCATGGTCCGCGCCGGAAAGACCTTCCAGACCGCTTGA
- a CDS encoding PAS domain-containing protein has translation MQDRADQGSRPADLSPALYRAAFDGAPVGLAVLSPDGRTIRTANACLCRWLGYAPGALDGRPADQVIGRDPFGGDALVPKAGIRRWTRADGGSLDLRLTLSGEPGAEMVAAADLVDADELVRAEQNRDALTAAGLGEWRWDLTTGQLAFSRRAGQILGYAPGRSVTWDAMKGRIDPADAERLQASIAAAVAERRAYAFQTRFRRAADGAEIWIGARGEAVLSADGTAVGIVGVVQDITTRVEARAALAEREERLRVATTVADLGIFEWHVLDDRATWENERMFAIFGRRPEEGSIGKAAFLKEILHPEDRPHFRQAILRALREDTILHATGRIRRHDDGTWRTIEMAGRFERGRSGGLPRRLIGVVADVTDRHLSEERRSLLIRELHHRVKNTLATVQAIVGSTARTATSIDSFHEAFVGRIKSLAHTHSVLTEATWQTASLRDLLASELMPYAESETEASPDLRIVLDGPPVDLPSDIAVPIGMAIHELTTNAAKYGALSTGRGRVAITWSVEAGVLHLDWRESGGPRVEPPTRQGFGSRLLQRVLTAQVQAQITTDYAPEGFHLTLAAPLPARNPALNPLA, from the coding sequence TGCAGGACAGAGCGGACCAGGGCTCTCGACCGGCGGACCTGTCGCCCGCCCTGTACCGTGCGGCTTTCGACGGCGCGCCGGTGGGCCTCGCCGTGCTCTCGCCCGACGGGCGTACGATCCGCACCGCCAACGCCTGCCTGTGCCGCTGGCTCGGCTACGCGCCGGGCGCCCTCGACGGCCGGCCCGCCGATCAGGTGATCGGCCGGGACCCGTTCGGCGGGGACGCGCTGGTGCCGAAGGCGGGCATTCGCCGCTGGACCCGGGCCGACGGCGGCAGCCTCGACCTGCGCCTCACCCTCTCCGGCGAGCCCGGTGCCGAGATGGTCGCCGCCGCCGATCTCGTCGATGCCGACGAACTGGTGCGGGCCGAGCAGAACCGCGACGCCCTGACCGCGGCGGGCCTCGGCGAGTGGCGCTGGGATCTCACCACGGGGCAACTGGCGTTCTCGCGCCGGGCCGGGCAGATCCTCGGCTACGCCCCGGGGCGTTCCGTCACCTGGGACGCGATGAAGGGCCGGATCGACCCGGCCGATGCCGAGCGCCTCCAGGCTTCCATCGCCGCGGCGGTCGCCGAGCGCCGCGCCTACGCCTTCCAGACCCGCTTCCGCCGTGCCGCCGACGGCGCCGAGATCTGGATCGGCGCCCGCGGCGAGGCGGTGCTGTCCGCCGACGGCACCGCCGTCGGCATCGTCGGCGTGGTGCAGGACATCACGACCCGGGTCGAGGCCCGGGCGGCGCTCGCCGAGCGCGAGGAGCGCCTGCGGGTCGCGACCACGGTGGCCGATCTCGGCATCTTCGAGTGGCACGTGCTCGACGACCGGGCGACCTGGGAGAACGAGCGGATGTTCGCGATCTTCGGCCGCCGGCCGGAAGAGGGCAGCATCGGCAAGGCCGCCTTCCTCAAGGAGATCCTCCACCCCGAGGACCGGCCGCACTTCCGGCAGGCGATCCTGCGGGCCCTGCGCGAGGACACGATCCTGCACGCCACCGGCCGCATCCGCCGCCACGACGACGGCACCTGGCGCACCATCGAGATGGCCGGGCGGTTCGAGCGCGGCCGGTCGGGCGGCCTGCCGCGGCGACTGATCGGCGTCGTCGCCGACGTGACCGACCGCCACCTCTCCGAGGAGCGCCGCAGCCTGCTGATCCGCGAACTGCACCACCGGGTAAAGAACACGCTCGCCACCGTGCAGGCCATCGTCGGCTCGACGGCGCGCACCGCCACCAGCATCGACAGCTTCCACGAGGCCTTCGTCGGCCGCATCAAGTCGCTCGCCCACACCCACAGCGTGCTCACCGAGGCGACGTGGCAGACGGCGAGCCTGCGCGACCTGCTCGCCTCCGAACTGATGCCCTACGCCGAGAGCGAGACCGAGGCCTCGCCGGACCTGCGCATCGTCCTCGACGGGCCGCCGGTGGATCTGCCCTCCGACATCGCCGTGCCGATCGGCATGGCGATCCACGAACTGACCACCAACGCCGCCAAGTACGGCGCCCTCTCGACGGGGCGCGGCCGGGTCGCGATCACCTGGAGCGTCGAGGCCGGCGTGCTGCATCTCGACTGGCGCGAGAGCGGCGGCCCGCGCGTGGAGCCGCCGACCCGCCAGGGGTTCGGCTCGCGCCTGCTGCAGCGGGTGCTGACGGCCCAGGTCCAGGCGCAGATCACGACCGATTACGCCCCGGAAGGTTTTCACCTGACGCTGGCCGCTCCGTTGCCGGCGCGCAACCCGGCGCTCAACCCGCTGGCGTGA